Within the Gadus chalcogrammus isolate NIFS_2021 chromosome 20, NIFS_Gcha_1.0, whole genome shotgun sequence genome, the region GATGATTGATTTTTTGACTTTTATTAATTCAGTGTATTCAGACATTATATCACATCTGTAGTAATACCTATTTATAAACGACCTTTGGTGCCAAAATACAGATTGtatagcctgggaaccagacgaaTCTGCAAGCTCATATTTTATTCCCTCTGGCAGATAATACACATTTGCAAATTGATACGGCAAAGTCAGGCTACAAATAGACCCTGGTGTTAGTGTTTGGCAAATATATTAAGTTATTTATAAAAcggttttaatttttttcattaATGCAGCATTCATCTCATTCACAgcacaaaataattataataataataaaaaaacagtgttttaaAATCAACTGACACTGTGAACACAAATACACCCATGAGATCTGGCCGGCCCGGGCAGGCTCCCCACGGTCTCCCAGGCGTCGAGCTGGGGGTCGTATCTCTCGATGCTCTGCAGGTAGGTCCCCTTGGAGTAGGAGTAGCCGCCCGTCACGTAGATACAGCCCCGTATCACCGCCGCACCgcactccatcctcctctccttcatctccgcCATCGCCCTCCACGCGTTGGTGTCGGGGTCGAAGCAGTCCGCCACCGCCGTCTGACCGCCCACCAGGTACATCTTGTTGTCGAGGGACACCGAGCTGAGGCCGTACTCTGTGGAAACAAGACCCAGTCGTTCGTTTTGGATTCACGGCCTCATACAGTGAATTTGAGACACAGGTTAGGGTCAGCTATCTCAGCCCCAAAGAGGTCTTCGCCCTGCGAACATCAGGGTTTGAACCGATAACATTCCCACTGGGGTCGGACCCCCTAACCACTGACCATGACATAGTCAGtgacatgtggctcaggaggtggaaCATTCGAGGATAACAGGTTTCTAGTtccatccccggctcctcctagcgtctCGAGGTGTCACAAGCGGGCCGTCGCCTTGCACGCGtgtcaccgccgtcggtgtgcgaatgtgtgcgtgaattgGGTGAACgttggttagaaaagcgcggtAAAattcagtccatttaccatcctATCCGGAGCCGGTTTCAATGAGATTAGAAACCTGCATGCAGAAATCCCTGTAGTTTACACATTTAATATCAAGTCATTGAGCATTACAGATGTATAGTGGTGGAGCATCGGGGCCCCGGACTCAGTAACTTTGGGCTGAGAGTCCCGGCCTGCACTGTCCCTCCACTGTCCCGCCCTCGCCCGCAGTACCTGGGTGGGGGTTGACGGTGATGATGCTCCACGCGTTGGCGTCTGCCGTGTAGACCTGGATCTGCTCGTAGGTGCAGCTCCCTCGGTGCCCATAGTGCCCCCCCGTCACGTAGATCCGCTCCCTCACCACGCACGCACTGGCGTTCCCTACCCCTGGGAACACACGGTTCATACGGATGTCATCAGTGTACTTTAttactataaaaaaatatttgaataaaaaagtgtgtttatgtgggatTACGGGCCCTTATTTGGACCCTATCCTGATTATGTAAAATCAAACACACTTTCATCCAAAAAAAGGGTAAGGCTCTTACATAATACATTACTAACCTAAAATAATGAGGATAGGAGCAGGCAGGGTCTATAATCTCTTTGGGTTTAAAACCTTTGCAAGGCAGTCAACAGCCCTGAACCCTATACCACCCTGCCCTTCTATATGTGTTCAAAtataaagcgtcttagagtaccatattaagcgctatataaatttaatttattattattattaaatacaaTGTAATACAATGATAATCCACTCACTACATCTTCATAGATGTAGTGAGTGGATTATCTTTGACTGACAATCATAATAACTGTCCATACGGCAGCACTGCTGCACCCACCCTGGATCATATCGGCAACGGGGAACCACTTCCTCTTCAGGGGGTCGTAGCACTCGGCCTGGTTCTCCGGCGCCCCGTTCCGGTACCCCCCGATGGCGTACACGCAGCCGTGTAGCGCCACCGAGCAGTGGTAGTACCGGGCCGTCAGCATGGGGCAGCCCTCCGTCCACTCGTCCCCGTCAGTGTTGTACACGGAAACTGCGTCCAAGGCCTCAACCGTGTGAGTCCGGTAACCCCCCGTGACGTAGATGTTGGCCCCCAGCAAGGTGACGCTGTAGCTCTCTCTGGTGTGCTCGGGCATGTTTTTACCCTGGGCCCACACGTTGGCCCTCGGGTCCCAGATGTGAACCTCTGCCAGGGGGTGCCAGTAGTACCCCCCTATGGAGTACATCCTGGGGGACATCTTCTTACCCCCCGCTGGtgtcccctcccccttacccgcCGACACCAAGGTATGACTGACCATGGATTTGATGTGTTCCTTGTCGTCAACAGAGTGTCTGCGCAAGCTAAGAGCTGACTTGAGGGCAATGTCGTTCAGGTCGAGGTGAATGGAACGCAGGAGGTCTTTGGCGTGGTCGGTGCGATTGTCCAAGTCGTGCGTGACCCATTTCACCACGGCGAGTACCAGCACCTCATCCTCCCACGCGTCGAGGATGTTCTTGACGGCTAGAAGGGACCTCACGTCATCAGCCTGCAACTCGAGGAACTCCTCCTGCTGCACGAGATCCTCCAACTTGCTGAACATGAGCCGACGGGTCTCCCGCTCCAGGCTGCGACAGACGTGCAGCTGGGCGAAAGCGTGCATGCCCAGGCAGTTGCCCACGTCTAGAAAACGAATGAGAAAGTCCTCGCAGGCGTGCTTCAAGGAGCTGAACTGCATGAGATCCGCCGCCTCCAGCAGACTCTGCACGTTATTCTCTGTGATGCACACTTGGGCCGTGTAGGAGTACTGCAACAGTACACCGAGGACCTCACACTCTACCCCGGACAGTGTGATGAGGCTGTTGGAGCGCTCTCTCATGTCAGCGGTGAACATCGCTCGGAAGTAGGAGCTGCGAGCCGACAGCACGGCCCTGTGGCAGTGGAAGACCCGGCCGGAGGAGCCCTGCAGGGAGACGTCTGTGAACAGCCCGCCGAGGTAGAACTGACTGAGGGCATCCAGCACTTCATGGGGGTGGTCGTCGTCATTGTAATCATACGTGTAGAGTTCAGCAGGTTTATCCGACATGATCACTGGAAAAGATAAAGAAAATGTACGTAAAGGCTGATACGAAAGGGAATGTGATTTAATCACAATTGGGGAGTAAAGGCTATTGCATTAATGTAGCATAACCGCCCATTCATTTAAACGTCATCAATAATCGTAATTGGTGCCCATAGGTCTATTATTAttagaaacaaaataaacagtcCTTACCTCACTATCGTATTTCCATGCCCCTAACCATGCGACCCGTACGTCTCTCCCTGTGCATCGACGCTCTTCTTTCACAACACCAATCTCTATTTAGCCCGGGACGGCGCACCGCTATCCTATTTTGGTATCTGCAGTTGGAGAGGCCGCCCCCCCTGCACCATATAAGACGCGCCCGGTGCTCAATGAGGCTAGCCTATAGAGCAAACATCTGAGGGTACATATCCGATCTTCAGTTTGATATCAACTCATGTCATGAATAGGTCTATGGGTGTTTAATGCACAGCGGATGATTGTAAGGTTTTACATTACTGATTGTAACGCCGGAGGACCAACGTGATCAATAAGCCCCCACGACCCAAGAGAGGACACGTAGTATGACatcaataaagaaaaataaataatccccCATCCGTTGCCATGGAATTTGAACCCATTTCTGTAGGCTTTGTGAAATCCTGACAGGATTAGCGATCGGCATTCTCACAGCAGGACAAAAGCCAAGCTATAGAGCGACCATGTACAAATAAAGATTATTTCCATACATGTTTAATATGAGGCAGGGAAAGTAAcaatcacaacccccccccccatttcaaaataaataaaaggcaaCAGCCGGTTTGAcaagtacatttttttaatcaatgtTTAGTAGCACAGACACGTTAGCCCAATAGACATTAATACAACATGTAACGTTAATACATCAATATGTAAATTTGTAAACAAGTATTAAGcatctaaaaaaacaaaaacaaaacatattgTAAACTTATTATGCTACGATAAGCGCGTACCGACTGTGCTAACCTGCAGGCACTGTGTTGCCAGCCCCCGCACCACCACCTATCTATATGGTGATCTGGGCGGCCTGCTTGGCGACGGGCTTCAAGGCCCCGAGGTCCGGGACGGAGGAGGACACCCCCGCGCAGCACCACAACTCCCCGGCCCGGGCGGGCGGTGCGCTGAACGACTCCATCTCCACCCCGGCGGTGGCCAGCAAGCCTGGGACGGGGTCGTGAAAAGACGAGTGGGATCGTTACCGAGCTCGTTTGATTCGAATCTGCTGCCGATAGCATTTGCTGTCGAGTCATCATGACACAGATGCTGTTCTACAAAGCGACGCACGGGGAATTGAGATGGcgttaaggagcagggaggggtcgttaaggagcagggaggggtatTAAGGGGTTCGCTCCGGGATAAATACAGATGGAGTAGTGGGCATCAAGGTTCTGAACCCAGAGCCTGTTCTGGGTTTCACACGCCCTGCCCACTACGACCAGACCCCAAACCACTAGGACCAGACCCCAAACCACTAGGACCAGCCCCGAACCACTAGGACCAGCCCCGAACCACTAGGACCAGCCCCGAACCACTAGGACCAGCCCCGAACCACTAGGACCAGCCCCAAACCACTACGACCAGACCCCAAACCAGTAGGTCCCCgaccccaaaaaaaacatattggaCCGGGAAACTAAATTCTCAGCGGCAAAGACCCAGAAGATGAGTATACCTGGTCCAGGAGGACAACACATCTGAAGCAGTAACcactttataaataaaatgaagaagaaagaccgaaagacagacgcacacagacagaaagatggagacagacagacagaaagatggagACGGAAAGAAATATAGAGACGGAAAGAaatatagagacagacagacagaaagatggagacagacggacagagacgaCAGAAAGatcaagacagacagaaagatggagacagacagacagacagaaagatggagacagacagacagaaagatggagacagacagaaagatggagacaaacagacagacagaaagatggagacagacagacggatggatggagacagacagacagaaagatggagacagacagaaagatggagacagacagacggatggatggagggagactgacagacagacagacggacagacagacagacacagtcagacagacagagggcctCCTACCAGCGAGGGAGGGCAGGACCTGGGGCCCGGGGGAGACCAGCAGGAACAGCAGGTGTCCGGCGAGGGCGACGGGCTGTCGGAACACGCTGCCGCCCAGCTCCAGCAGCACGGGCACGCCTCCCAGCACCGAGCCGCGGGCCTTGAggctggctccgcccgcctggACCTCCACCTCGCACACCCCGTGGCAGctcccctctgattggctgtgggtCTGGGTCACCTACACACGAGCAGACGCACGCCTCGCAAATGAGCCAATGGGGCGTCGTCTAGGAACTGTACGGCTCGGCACACGGTCACACGAAACCGTCAGGTTTGTATTTGAAGGATTTCTGTACCGCGACGCCAGACTGCTTGGCCAGGGTCAGCACGTTGACCAGGTTGGCCGAACCACCGGTAGTGGGCTTGAGAAGCCCCACCATTGCGGCTGAAGTGATGTAACCGGTGGACTTCTTCAAGCAGTCACCTGGTGGAGACAAGGCAAGACAAGGGGATTATAAGCCACACCTCCAGCCAACAGCTGAATATGATCTCTATTTGCGTCCAAATAGCTCAAATCCATTAATGTAGTTCTGAATTTAACCACCAGAGGGAGACACAGTGCGATTACAGTCCCGAAAAAGGGAAAAAC harbors:
- the klhl23 gene encoding kelch-like protein 23, encoding MSDKPAELYTYDYNDDDHPHEVLDALSQFYLGGLFTDVSLQGSSGRVFHCHRAVLSARSSYFRAMFTADMRERSNSLITLSGVECEVLGVLLQYSYTAQVCITENNVQSLLEAADLMQFSSLKHACEDFLIRFLDVGNCLGMHAFAQLHVCRSLERETRRLMFSKLEDLVQQEEFLELQADDVRSLLAVKNILDAWEDEVLVLAVVKWVTHDLDNRTDHAKDLLRSIHLDLNDIALKSALSLRRHSVDDKEHIKSMVSHTLVSAGKGEGTPAGGKKMSPRMYSIGGYYWHPLAEVHIWDPRANVWAQGKNMPEHTRESYSVTLLGANIYVTGGYRTHTVEALDAVSVYNTDGDEWTEGCPMLTARYYHCSVALHGCVYAIGGYRNGAPENQAECYDPLKRKWFPVADMIQGVGNASACVVRERIYVTGGHYGHRGSCTYEQIQVYTADANAWSIITVNPHPEYGLSSVSLDNKMYLVGGQTAVADCFDPDTNAWRAMAEMKERRMECGAAVIRGCIYVTGGYSYSKGTYLQSIERYDPQLDAWETVGSLPGPARSHGCICVHSVS